One genomic segment of Patescibacteria group bacterium includes these proteins:
- a CDS encoding HIT domain-containing protein: MSEDQNNCVFCKVAQGGAITPIRYEDDDIIVVDNLHPDAPIHMVVITKRHIISLAHLEELDRDLAGKILLVCKKVAADMHIAENGYRVVTNIGKWGGQAIPHLHFHVLGGVPLSEKVGLAVAEEEPHIQAKTIEEAV; the protein is encoded by the coding sequence ATGAGCGAAGATCAAAATAATTGTGTGTTTTGTAAAGTAGCCCAGGGTGGGGCGATTACTCCCATCCGTTATGAAGACGATGATATTATTGTGGTCGATAATTTGCATCCCGATGCGCCGATCCATATGGTCGTGATCACTAAAAGACATATTATCAGCCTGGCTCATTTGGAGGAATTAGACCGGGATTTAGCTGGCAAGATTTTATTGGTGTGCAAAAAAGTGGCAGCCGATATGCACATAGCGGAAAATGGCTATCGCGTAGTCACTAATATTGGCAAATGGGGTGGCCAAGCTATTCCCCATCTCCATTTCCATGTTTTGGGCGGCGTACCCCTATCAGAAAAAGTCGGGTTAGCTGTGGCGGAGGAAGAACCCCATATTCAAGCAAAAACCATCGAAGAAGCTGTCTAA
- a CDS encoding 30S ribosomal protein S21 — protein MSSYVKRKEKESFEAMMRRFNRMVLLSKSLTEAKERRFRAKPVTKGQRRASAVRKDKIRTQKKKELY, from the coding sequence ATGTCTAGCTACGTCAAACGTAAAGAAAAAGAGAGTTTCGAGGCCATGATGCGCCGGTTTAACCGGATGGTGTTGCTATCCAAGTCTTTAACAGAAGCCAAAGAACGGCGGTTTCGGGCGAAACCGGTAACCAAGGGTCAACGGCGAGCCAGCGCAGTGCGCAAGGATAAGATTCGCACGCAAAAGAAGAAAGAGCTTTATTAA
- a CDS encoding GatB/YqeY domain-containing protein produces the protein MDIKATVQAELVVAMKNKDDLKLQTLRLLSNAIHNQEIAKGGELSEADLQTVVKHEVKKRKEAVESYTAGGRPEQAAKEAAEMKILEIYLPAAMSEAEVVKIVEAELAAQPGAAVGQIIGAVMKKAGGQADGNLVAKLVNSKLANR, from the coding sequence ATGGATATTAAAGCTACGGTCCAGGCCGAATTAGTTGTGGCCATGAAGAATAAGGATGATTTGAAGCTGCAAACCTTACGGCTGCTTTCTAATGCGATTCATAACCAGGAAATAGCTAAAGGCGGCGAGTTAAGTGAAGCCGATCTGCAAACAGTCGTTAAACACGAAGTTAAAAAACGCAAAGAAGCTGTCGAAAGCTACACGGCGGGAGGGAGGCCGGAACAAGCCGCCAAAGAAGCCGCCGAAATGAAAATATTAGAGATTTATTTGCCGGCGGCAATGTCCGAAGCGGAGGTCGTTAAAATAGTTGAAGCAGAGCTAGCGGCTCAGCCCGGGGCAGCAGTGGGCCAGATTATCGGCGCCGTGATGAAAAAAGCCGGTGGCCAGGCCGACGGCAATTTAGTGGCAAAATTAGTTAATAGTAAGTTGGCTAATCGGTAA
- the ybeY gene encoding rRNA maturation RNase YbeY, with product MSQVFIGYDGYGIEGVDDEFIRFIFDVVLGSANKSLDSEAGLILANDDKMKSLNQRYRGKDKSTNVLSFENKDIVGVTQAQSDKNYLGDVYISCETLAQEAKGLRISDKERFAQLFVHGLLHLLGFDHEQSADAKEMESLEDRIVQLVL from the coding sequence ATGTCGCAGGTTTTTATTGGCTATGACGGGTATGGCATTGAAGGGGTGGACGATGAGTTCATCCGTTTTATTTTTGACGTGGTGTTGGGTTCAGCTAATAAAAGTCTGGATAGCGAAGCGGGTTTGATTTTGGCCAACGACGATAAAATGAAATCATTAAATCAGCGCTATCGGGGAAAGGATAAATCAACTAATGTTTTATCTTTCGAAAATAAAGACATAGTCGGCGTGACGCAAGCCCAGTCAGACAAAAATTATTTAGGAGATGTGTATATTAGCTGCGAGACATTAGCACAGGAAGCCAAAGGTTTGCGAATTTCTGACAAAGAGCGCTTTGCTCAATTATTTGTCCACGGATTACTCCATTTATTGGGGTTTGATCATGAACAATCAGCGGATGCTAAAGAGATGGAAAGTCTAGAAGACCGCATTGTCCAGCTGGTGCTGTAA
- the ftsA gene encoding cell division protein FtsA: MREKVTIGIDVGSSEVVAIIGHRGEDELHPNIIGVGVQENSGLRKGVVTDVEETVAAITAALDKAERMAGVPIENAYVSVNGEHIQSSNTRGLISVAHHEISSDDILRVIESAQTVALPANREIIHVVPRTFIVDGQDGIKDPIGMAGTRLEVDAHVITGATPFIKNLQKTVEQAGVSIANFVMAPLAASKAVLSKKQKELGVVVIDIGAGTTGLVVFDEGDICHSAVLPIGSSHLTSDIAIGLRTSLDVAEKVKVEYGMASSVMLSDKDTVDLSRFDKSEDQVISRRYIAEIIEARLMEIFMMIKAELRKAGKDGMLPAGAVLVGGGAKLPGIVDFAKDHLGLSAQIGFPIELRGVVDRLDDPRFVTAIGLVLWGMDETSNLSGFTREPSFSGVMARLRSWFK, encoded by the coding sequence ATGAGGGAAAAAGTTACCATCGGCATTGATGTGGGTAGTTCGGAGGTTGTGGCTATTATTGGTCATCGCGGCGAAGACGAACTCCATCCCAATATTATCGGCGTCGGAGTCCAGGAGAATTCTGGTCTCAGAAAAGGGGTAGTCACCGATGTCGAAGAAACTGTGGCCGCCATCACGGCAGCTTTAGATAAGGCCGAACGGATGGCGGGAGTTCCGATCGAGAATGCTTATGTCAGCGTTAATGGGGAACATATCCAATCTTCTAATACCCGCGGATTGATTTCCGTAGCCCATCACGAAATCAGTAGCGACGATATTCTGCGAGTGATTGAGAGCGCCCAAACCGTGGCCTTACCAGCCAACCGCGAGATTATCCACGTAGTTCCGCGCACTTTCATTGTGGACGGTCAGGATGGCATCAAAGACCCTATTGGGATGGCCGGGACCCGGCTAGAAGTAGATGCCCATGTCATTACCGGCGCCACCCCCTTTATTAAGAATTTGCAGAAGACAGTGGAACAGGCAGGCGTCAGTATCGCCAATTTTGTCATGGCTCCCTTGGCTGCCAGTAAGGCCGTGCTATCCAAGAAGCAAAAAGAACTCGGGGTAGTGGTGATCGATATCGGGGCTGGCACCACCGGATTAGTCGTTTTTGATGAGGGAGATATTTGCCATTCCGCCGTACTGCCGATCGGTTCATCCCATCTCACTTCGGATATTGCTATTGGGCTCCGGACTTCCCTAGATGTCGCCGAAAAAGTTAAGGTCGAGTATGGTATGGCGAGCTCTGTCATGTTGTCCGACAAAGACACCGTCGATCTTTCGCGGTTTGATAAATCGGAAGACCAAGTTATTTCCAGGCGTTACATTGCCGAAATTATCGAAGCGCGGTTGATGGAAATTTTTATGATGATTAAAGCCGAATTACGCAAAGCCGGAAAAGACGGTATGTTGCCGGCAGGGGCAGTGTTAGTGGGCGGCGGCGCTAAGTTGCCGGGCATTGTTGATTTTGCTAAAGATCATTTAGGTTTGTCGGCGCAAATCGGTTTTCCTATTGAATTGCGGGGAGTGGTCGATCGGTTGGACGATCCGCGGTTTGTCACTGCCATTGGTTTGGTTTTGTGGGGAATGGATGAAACTAGCAACCTATCCGGGTTCACTAGAGAACCTAGTTTTAGCGGAGTGATGGCTCGTTTGAGAAGTTGGTTTAAATAA
- the ftsZ gene encoding cell division protein FtsZ, translating into MVSRKMVSDFAGEGVFARIKVVGVGGGGSHAINRMIDANIKGVEFVAVNTDAQDLHYCEASTKIHIGQTTTRGLGAGADPEKGKKSAEENKEDIYNALKDADMVFVTYGAGGGTGTGAGPAVAEIARELGALTVAVVTKPFSFEGLRRRKIAEEGIEELRTKVDTLIVIPNDRLLQVIDKKTSLYDAFSVVDDVLRQGVQGISDLITQHGMINVDFADVKAIMSNSGSALMGIGRGTGDSRTLEAAKQAIDSPLLELSIDGAKGVLFNITGGPDLGMYEIDEAARIITEAADPDANIIFGAVIDEAMQGEVKITVVATGFDDDMYSVGPGRRRMEQPARVGGQPSKETTEEDKDEIDVPAFIRKKIK; encoded by the coding sequence ATGGTTTCGCGGAAAATGGTGTCCGATTTTGCGGGCGAAGGGGTGTTCGCTCGAATCAAAGTGGTGGGGGTTGGTGGTGGTGGTTCACATGCCATTAATCGTATGATCGATGCCAATATCAAGGGCGTCGAATTTGTGGCAGTAAATACAGATGCGCAAGATTTACATTATTGCGAAGCGTCCACTAAAATTCATATTGGCCAAACTACCACGCGTGGACTTGGCGCGGGAGCTGATCCGGAAAAAGGCAAGAAATCAGCCGAAGAGAATAAAGAAGATATTTACAATGCGCTCAAAGATGCCGACATGGTCTTTGTGACTTATGGTGCGGGCGGCGGCACTGGCACTGGCGCCGGTCCGGCAGTAGCGGAAATTGCGCGCGAACTAGGAGCCTTAACCGTAGCGGTGGTCACCAAGCCATTTTCTTTCGAGGGTTTGCGGCGCCGGAAAATTGCCGAAGAAGGGATTGAGGAACTTCGCACCAAAGTCGATACGCTGATTGTGATTCCCAACGACCGCCTGTTGCAGGTGATCGATAAAAAAACTTCGCTGTACGATGCCTTCTCGGTGGTCGATGATGTGTTGCGCCAAGGCGTCCAAGGCATTTCTGATTTAATTACTCAGCATGGCATGATCAATGTCGACTTTGCCGATGTCAAAGCCATTATGTCCAATTCCGGTTCCGCTTTGATGGGTATTGGCCGGGGCACTGGCGATAGCCGGACCTTAGAAGCTGCCAAGCAAGCCATCGACAGTCCTCTCTTAGAGCTTTCGATCGACGGAGCGAAAGGCGTTCTCTTTAACATCACCGGCGGTCCCGATCTGGGGATGTACGAAATTGACGAAGCGGCCAGAATTATTACCGAAGCGGCGGATCCGGATGCCAATATTATCTTTGGCGCCGTGATCGATGAAGCGATGCAAGGCGAAGTAAAAATTACTGTAGTAGCGACTGGCTTTGATGATGATATGTACAGTGTCGGTCCAGGCCGGCGCCGGATGGAGCAGCCAGCCCGAGTTGGAGGACAGCCGTCCAAGGAAACTACCGAAGAAGACAAGGACGAGATCGATGTGCCGGCTTTCATCCGCAAAAAAATCAAGTAA
- the nrdR gene encoding transcriptional regulator NrdR produces the protein MRCPACKQGDTAVIDSRESDEADSIRRRRECTTCHYRFTTYERFEVPNLMVVKKSGAREMFDRHKLSRGIYKAFEKRNVSPDKIEIMIDSIVREIMEKYDVEIQSTVIGEMVLERIKQLDKVAYIRFASVYREFVDLAAFQEEIKKLISR, from the coding sequence ATGCGTTGCCCCGCCTGTAAACAAGGAGACACGGCTGTCATTGATTCCCGTGAAAGCGACGAAGCCGATAGTATTCGCCGCCGGCGCGAGTGTACCACCTGCCATTACCGTTTTACTACCTATGAAAGATTTGAAGTGCCCAATTTAATGGTAGTGAAAAAAAGCGGGGCGCGGGAAATGTTTGATCGCCATAAACTTTCTCGGGGAATTTATAAGGCCTTTGAAAAACGCAACGTCAGTCCGGACAAAATTGAAATAATGATTGATAGTATTGTCCGGGAAATTATGGAAAAATATGATGTAGAGATTCAAAGCACCGTCATCGGGGAAATGGTGCTGGAACGAATCAAGCAACTAGACAAGGTGGCCTACATTCGGTTCGCGTCAGTCTATCGGGAGTTTGTGGATTTAGCAGCTTTTCAAGAAGAGATCAAAAAATTAATTAGCAGATAA